In Bacillota bacterium, the genomic window CGGGAATGCCGATCGTCACCGAGGTAGTCAGTCCAGAAGATGTGGAATTAGTTGCGCAGTACGCTGACATCCTTCAAGTTGGCGCCCGAAATATGCAAAACTTTGCTCTTTTACGGCAGGTTGGCCAAATCAGCAAGCCGATCCTTTTGAAGCGGGGGCCGGCCAGCACTATTGATGAGTGGTTGATGGCAGCCGAATACATCCTGTCTCAAGGGAATACTCAAGTGATGTTGTGTGAACGCGGAATACGCAATTTTGACTCTTACACCCGGAACACCCTTGACCTCAGTGCCGTGCCAGTGGTCAAATACCTCAGCCACCTTCCAGTAATCGTTGACCCTAGCCACGGTACCGGCAAATGGCGTTGGGTCGGACCAATGGCAAAGGCCGCTCTGGCTGCTGGCTGCGATGGTCTGATGATTGAGGTGCATCCTCGCCCGGCCGAGGCCTGGTCAGACGGACCGCAGTCGTTAACCCCGGCAAGGTTCACCTATCTGGTTGGTGAACTCCGGTCAATCGCCGGCGTGCTGCAGAAGCAAATATAGCAAGTTAAATGAGGTGTTGCGATGATGATGATTAAGAGAATCGGTTTTTTAGGTCCAGCGGGCACGTTTTCTCACGAGGCGACAGAACAATACTTATTGACCAGTTTATCGTCCAGTAACCATGCTGGTATACGTTTGCTTGATTACCCAACAATCCCCAGTTTGGTGGCGGCGATTGGTGACCGAACTCTGGATGAGGCCGTGCTGCCCGTGGAGAACTCCTGGGAAGGGACGGTCAATCTCGCCCTCGACAGCCTGGCAGCTGAAGTAAACACCTGGATCAAAGCCGAGGTAATCGTCCCCGTGCATCACCATCTTCTGGCCGGGGAACCGATTGCGGTTACCGATATTGTTAAAGTTGTTTCCCATCCCCAGGCGCTGGCGCAGTGCCGGCGGTTTCTCGCCCAGCATCTACCCCATGCTGACTGGGTGTCAGCCAATAGTACGGCCGAAGCGGCGAAGCTAGTGACTGGTAAACGTGGTTGGGCGGCAATCGGGTCAAAACGAGCGGCTGAATTTCACCACCTGTTGATAATTGCATCAAATATTCAGGACTGTGACGTGAATGAAACCAGGTTTGTTGTGTTGGCTCAGTCTGACAGTGAGTTCACCGGTAATGATAAAACTTCGCTACTTTTTTCCGCGGCGCACCGTCCTGGTTCCCTTTATGAGATCTTAGCCGAATTTGCCCGCCGTGGGATCAACCTCTGCAAGATCGAATCACGCCCGGCAAAGCGGAGATTAGGAGAATACGTCTTTTTTGTCGACGTTGAGGGGCACCGGGTTGAGCCGGCGGTAGCTGAGGCCATTGAGGCGATCCGAGCGCGGACGGGTTTTTTGCGGGTCTTAGGCTCATATCCTCGGTTTGGCGGCTCAGGGCCGTCAGATCCCATTGATTAACCCGGGGCTTAACCCCGGGTTGGGGAGGACGATAGTGGCTTGGTCTATCTGGCTGAATACGATGTTCCAATCTTGAGCACTGCTCTATTTTTTAGCAATAAAAAATATTCAATCTAAGAGTACGTACACACGGTTTTCAGAAACGAGAATTGCTAATTATTAATTGTCTTAGCCAATTATAACTGGCATATATTTTGCGTAAGGTGCGTAAGTGATCTAAAAAATTTGTATTAACAGGAGGTGATGAATATTATATAATTCAAATATAAACTGTTTACAAAATTAAAGGTAAAAAAAGGGTGAACGACTCAGACCAAACTTTGGCTTGATACTCTGTCGTGTTTTTCGCTGTAAATATTATCCCCAAACCACACAAAATGTAAATATGCGTATTACAAGCTAGGGGTGCCGTAAGGCTGAGAGAGAGTTATCTCAACCCTTTGAACCTGATATGGGTAATACCATCGGAGGGAAGCAGAAAAGGATAAATGTTGCGCAGTTTTGTCGTCAGCTTACCCCCGGGGTAAGCTTTTTTGTCGTCTAGGAAACTATGCTTTAACTCTTGCTGTGGATAAGCTTCCTAGACGCTCGAACAAGAAAATCGACAACCAAGTATAGTCGACGAGGTTGATTTTCTTGCTAGGACTGATTGAGGTTTGATTTTGGCTCAAACCCGCGGGGATAGTTGAGGTTGATTATTATTTTATTATTTTTATTTTTTATTATTTTAAAGAGGTGGTGTCATTTGAAAATTACCCTCAACGGGAAGGAAGAAGTTATTAATGAAGGGACTAGCATAGCTGCTTTGATTGCGCTTAAAGGGCTTAATCCCGAGACGGTAATTGTGGAGTACAACTTTAACCTGGTCAAGAAGGAAACCTGGGCCGGGATCGTGCTTAAGGAAAACGACCGGCTGGAGATTTTGCGATTTGTCGGAGGTGGATAAGCAAGTGCAGGATGTGTTAACGATCGGCGGACGGGAATTGACCAGCCGCCTGTTTCTGGGTACAGGGAAGTTTGCGGCCAATAAATTGATACCTGAAGTGGTGAAAGCCGCCGGGGTGCAGGTGGTCACCGTGGCCTTGCGGCGGGTGGACCCGGAATATGAGGAAGAGAATATTGCGGCCTATGTTCCCCGGGATTGTATCTTGATGCCGAATACTTCCGGGGCGCGAAACGCTCAGGAAGCAGTCCGCATCGCCAGACTGGCCAGGGCGGCCGGCTGTGGTAACTGGGTAAAAATTGAAGTGATCACCGATAACCGGTACCTGCTGCCTGACAATTATGAGACGATCAAAGCCACGGAAATCCTGGCGGCTGAAGGATTCGTGGTCTTGCCTTACATGAGTCCAGACCTGATGGTGGCTAAGAAGCTTGTCGAAGCGGGTGCTGCGGCGGTAATGCCTTTGGGGGCCCCGATTGGCAGTAACCGTGGTTTGAAAACGAAGGAATTAGTGAGAATTTTGATTGAAGAAATTCCCCTCCCCGTTATTGTGGATGCCGGGCTCGGACGACCGTCCGAGGCCGCTGAAGCCATGGAGATGGGCGCGGCGGCGGTCCTGGTGAACACCGCCATCGCTACGGCCAGGGATCCCATCGCTATGGCCCGGGCCTTTGGCCTGGCGGTTGAGGCTGGACGCCAGGCTTATCTGGCGGGACTGGGGGAAACCACTGTTTACGCCAGGGCCTCTTCCCCCCTGACTGGGTTTTTGAGGGATTGAGGAAAGGGATGGGAAAGATGAGTTTTTATGAGGAACGTCAGCGGTACAATCACTTTGATTTTGAAAGCTATTTTGAACAAATCACTGATGCCGATATTGAAAAGATTATTGGCAAAAGCCGGCTGACCGAGTGGGACTACCTGGCCCTGCTTTCGCCTAGGGCGGAAAAATACCTGGAGGAAATGGCCCAGAAGGCGCACCGTCTTACTGTTCAGCATTTTGGGCGGGTGATTCTCCTGTATACCCCGTTGTACCTGGCCAATTACTGCATCAACCGGTGTGTTTACTGTGGATTCCAGGTGCTTAACAACATCGAACGGAAAAAACTAAACCTGACGGAGTTGGCCCGGGAAGCAGAAATTATTGCGGCGACCGGGTTAAAGCACATTCTCATTCTTACTGGTGAATCCCGACGGGAGTCACCAGTGTCATATCTTCGGGCGTGTGTTGACGTATTAAGGAAATACTTTACTTCGATCAGTATCGAGGTCTACCCTCTGCAGGAAGAGGAGTATGCCGAGCTCATTTCCGCCGGCGTCGACGGATTAACCATCTACCAGGAGGTCTATGACGAGGAGGTCTATGCCCAATTGCACCCGGCCGGTCCAAAACGGAACTATCGTTTTCGGCTGGAAGCTCCTGAACGGGCCTGTCGGGCCGGGATGAGAGCGGTAAACGTCGGAGCCCTGCTGGGGCTGAATTCCTGGCGGACCGAAGCATTTTTTACGGGGTTGCATGCCAATTATCTCCAGAACACTTTCCCAGAAATCGAAGTCAGTATTTCACCACCCCGGCTACGCCCTAGCCCGGGCGGTTTCCAGCCCCGGGTTGAAGTAAGCGATAAAAACCTGGTTCAGTACATACTGGCATTCAGGCTCTTTATGCCCAGGGGGGGAATCACCATTTCGACCAGAGAACGGGCCGAATTACGGGATCACCTGGTCAGGTTGGGCGTAACCAAAATGTCGGCTGGTTCCTGTACGGCGGTGGGGGGCCGGTCTGGCCATGACTCTACCGGTCAGTTTGAGATATCCGATGAACGCAACGTCCCCGAGATCGCCCGGATGATCTATGCTCAAGGCTATCAGCCGGTATATAAAGACTGGCAGGTGTTGTGATGATAACCAATCTGAATGATTTTGAAAAAGCGCTGGCCGAAATCCTGGGGCAGGCCAACCTGAGGAAAATTCAACAGGTGCGGGTTGGTATCGCTGGGGCGGGGGGACTGGGTTCCAACTGTGCTCTGTTTTTAGTAAGGAGTGGCTTTAGGCGATTCAGACTCGTTGATTTCGATGTCGTCGAATACAGCAACTTGAACCGCCAGTTTTACTTTGCAGCCCAGGTCGGGCGCAGGAAGGTGGAAGCCCTGAAAGAAAACCTGTTGTTGATCAATTCCAACCTGGTCATCGAGGCTTTGCCGGTGAAGATCGAGCCGGCAAACGTAAAAAATTTATTTGCTGATTGTGACGTGGTCGTCGAAGCCTTGGACCGGCCGGAATATAAAAAAATGGTGGTAGAGACCTACCTCAATGCGGGCCCGCTGCTGGTGGCGGCCTCCGGTCTGGCTGGGTGGGGCAGAAGCGATAACATTAAAGTTCACCAGCTTAAAGACAAATTTTACCTAATCGGAGACCTGGTCTCAGAGGCCGGTCCGACCTGTCCCGCTTTAGCCCCGGGTGTTAACGTGGCCGCGGCAAAGCAGGCCGATGTGATTTTGAATCATTTCTTGGTGAAAGATATTATTCAGGAGGACGACCATGACTATTAAAAAAAATTTGGCCAACTTGCTGGAAGCGGACATTTACGGGATAACGGCGGAGGAATATTCGCGGGGCAGAAGCAACCTCGACGTGGTTGCCCAGATGATTGCTGCCGGAATCAAGGTGATTCAATACCGAGAGAAGGATAAGCAGATGCGGCAAAAATACGAGGAGTGTCTAAAAATCAGGGAGATGACCAGACAGGCGGGGGTCACCTTGATTGTTAACGACCATGTCGACCTGGCTCTGCTGGTGGATGCCGATGGAATTCACCTGGGTCAGGACGATTTACCGCCGGAAAAGGTCCGAGAACTGGTGGGGGAAAACATGATTATCGGTCTTTCTACCCATTCTCCTACTCAGGCTGAAGCCGCTTTGAAATCAGGAGTAGTAGATTATATCGGGGTCGGGCCCATTTTTGCGACGAGCACCAAGAAAGATGTTTGCGCGCCGGTGGGCCTGGAGTACCTGGACTATGTGGTGAAGAACATTGACCTGCCCTTTGTGGCCATCGGGGGAATCAAGGAGCATAACCTCGCTGAAGTGAGTGGCCGGGGAGCCAGATGTATTGCACTGGTAACAGAAATAGTCGGAGCCGAGGATATTGTGGCCAAAGTACACAGTTTGAGGAGAAAACTCGGCCAGAAGACCTGAGAGAAAGGTGGTATGGATTGGCAGTAACTCAGGTTTGTAGCTAGAGGATCGGATGAACATATTTCGGAGGTGATAAAGTGGGAGAGTTGTTCGATTCGATCGCCCAGCGCTATGACTCCTGGTATCGGACAGAGCTGGGTAGTTTAGTACACCAGCTTGAAAAAGAAGTAGTGTATGACTTATTGGTGCCCAAGCCGGGCGAAAGAGTGTTAGACCTGGGCTGCGGTACTGGCAATTATACCATCGAATTAGCTCAAATGGGCTTGGAGGTGACTGGCCTCGACATCTCAAGCAAGATGCTTGCCATCGCCAAAGAGAAAGCCGCTTGCTTAGGTTTACCGATCAATTTTATAGAAGGGGATATTACTGGCATTGACCTGCCATCTGCACAGTTTGATAAAGTCGTCTCGGTAACCGCGTTAGAGTTTTTCCCGGAACCAGCAACTGCCTTGGCAAAAGTATACAACCTGTTAAAACCAGGTGGCAAAATGGTGATTGGGGTGATCGGAGCCCGGAGTTTCTGGAGCGACTATTACCTGAAACGAGCCAAGCAAGATCCCCATTCTGTATTTAACCGGGCCACTTTTTACACCGGCCAGGAGTTGTTGGCTCTTTTCCCATATGGTAAGAGAACATATCGAGGGTGTCTTTATTTTCCCCCTGATTTATCCCCTTTTTCGCGGGAAAAAACGCTGACCATGGAAAACGATCGAGAAATTAAAGAAAAAATTGCCCCGGGATTTGTTTGCGGATTGTGGGTGAAAATTTCATGAATGCTAATTATGCCCCACAATTGGTCAATAAACATGATTAAAGTTTTAATCCCGTACCACTTGGGTAGTGATACGGGATCTTTATAACCATTATCCCCCGGCTAGCATT contains:
- a CDS encoding thiazole synthase encodes the protein MQDVLTIGGRELTSRLFLGTGKFAANKLIPEVVKAAGVQVVTVALRRVDPEYEEENIAAYVPRDCILMPNTSGARNAQEAVRIARLARAAGCGNWVKIEVITDNRYLLPDNYETIKATEILAAEGFVVLPYMSPDLMVAKKLVEAGAAAVMPLGAPIGSNRGLKTKELVRILIEEIPLPVIVDAGLGRPSEAAEAMEMGAAAVLVNTAIATARDPIAMARAFGLAVEAGRQAYLAGLGETTVYARASSPLTGFLRD
- the thiH gene encoding 2-iminoacetate synthase ThiH, with the protein product MSFYEERQRYNHFDFESYFEQITDADIEKIIGKSRLTEWDYLALLSPRAEKYLEEMAQKAHRLTVQHFGRVILLYTPLYLANYCINRCVYCGFQVLNNIERKKLNLTELAREAEIIAATGLKHILILTGESRRESPVSYLRACVDVLRKYFTSISIEVYPLQEEEYAELISAGVDGLTIYQEVYDEEVYAQLHPAGPKRNYRFRLEAPERACRAGMRAVNVGALLGLNSWRTEAFFTGLHANYLQNTFPEIEVSISPPRLRPSPGGFQPRVEVSDKNLVQYILAFRLFMPRGGITISTRERAELRDHLVRLGVTKMSAGSCTAVGGRSGHDSTGQFEISDERNVPEIARMIYAQGYQPVYKDWQVL
- the thiE gene encoding thiamine phosphate synthase; amino-acid sequence: MTIKKNLANLLEADIYGITAEEYSRGRSNLDVVAQMIAAGIKVIQYREKDKQMRQKYEECLKIREMTRQAGVTLIVNDHVDLALLVDADGIHLGQDDLPPEKVRELVGENMIIGLSTHSPTQAEAALKSGVVDYIGVGPIFATSTKKDVCAPVGLEYLDYVVKNIDLPFVAIGGIKEHNLAEVSGRGARCIALVTEIVGAEDIVAKVHSLRRKLGQKT
- a CDS encoding methyltransferase domain-containing protein, with amino-acid sequence MGELFDSIAQRYDSWYRTELGSLVHQLEKEVVYDLLVPKPGERVLDLGCGTGNYTIELAQMGLEVTGLDISSKMLAIAKEKAACLGLPINFIEGDITGIDLPSAQFDKVVSVTALEFFPEPATALAKVYNLLKPGGKMVIGVIGARSFWSDYYLKRAKQDPHSVFNRATFYTGQELLALFPYGKRTYRGCLYFPPDLSPFSREKTLTMENDREIKEKIAPGFVCGLWVKIS
- the thiF gene encoding sulfur carrier protein ThiS adenylyltransferase ThiF, producing MNDFEKALAEILGQANLRKIQQVRVGIAGAGGLGSNCALFLVRSGFRRFRLVDFDVVEYSNLNRQFYFAAQVGRRKVEALKENLLLINSNLVIEALPVKIEPANVKNLFADCDVVVEALDRPEYKKMVVETYLNAGPLLVAASGLAGWGRSDNIKVHQLKDKFYLIGDLVSEAGPTCPALAPGVNVAAAKQADVILNHFLVKDIIQEDDHDY
- the pheA gene encoding prephenate dehydratase, with amino-acid sequence MMMIKRIGFLGPAGTFSHEATEQYLLTSLSSSNHAGIRLLDYPTIPSLVAAIGDRTLDEAVLPVENSWEGTVNLALDSLAAEVNTWIKAEVIVPVHHHLLAGEPIAVTDIVKVVSHPQALAQCRRFLAQHLPHADWVSANSTAEAAKLVTGKRGWAAIGSKRAAEFHHLLIIASNIQDCDVNETRFVVLAQSDSEFTGNDKTSLLFSAAHRPGSLYEILAEFARRGINLCKIESRPAKRRLGEYVFFVDVEGHRVEPAVAEAIEAIRARTGFLRVLGSYPRFGGSGPSDPID
- the thiS gene encoding sulfur carrier protein ThiS yields the protein MKITLNGKEEVINEGTSIAALIALKGLNPETVIVEYNFNLVKKETWAGIVLKENDRLEILRFVGGG
- the aroF gene encoding 3-deoxy-7-phosphoheptulonate synthase is translated as MVVVMKLQATETEVEKVQERLEQLGFTSYVIQGVERIVVAAVGDTKVAGPLGLEVLPGVEKVVPIMRPFKLVSREFQSDDTVVTVGGVQIGGSSVVVMAGPCAVETREQMLETAWAVKQAGAKILRGGAFKPRTSPYSFQGLAEEGLKLLAEAREETGMPIVTEVVSPEDVELVAQYADILQVGARNMQNFALLRQVGQISKPILLKRGPASTIDEWLMAAEYILSQGNTQVMLCERGIRNFDSYTRNTLDLSAVPVVKYLSHLPVIVDPSHGTGKWRWVGPMAKAALAAGCDGLMIEVHPRPAEAWSDGPQSLTPARFTYLVGELRSIAGVLQKQI